Part of the Primulina huaijiensis isolate GDHJ02 chromosome 15, ASM1229523v2, whole genome shotgun sequence genome is shown below.
cgtctcacagataaagattcgtgagaccgtctcacaagagacatactcttcaAATTATGGATGATACGGTAATTTTCTTGATAATACCATGACATCATCGTTTGTTATTTTACTTTACACCGCTTAAGCACTTACTcgataaatacaaaaaatgaatattttatttcggttattcataaaaaaacattattttttatgtcataaGTGTTACTTATTATTTTAGATATGAGCAGTGTTGACTCATCTTACAGAGaaagatctgtgagaccgtcttgtGTACTACTCAtcgataaaatataatatatttacatCATCAATCGGCATAAAAAGATTACCAATGACCTAAAGTATTTTCACACCTTGAGTATCAAAAACTAGAATTGAATGTGAACTCACATTTATTGAGTAATAATGTTCATTTTTTCAAATGGGTTGCATTTAGTCAAATTTAAAGTAACGATGAACTTAAACTAAAAGAGTTAAAGAAGGCTGGAAACAACCTCCCAATTGCTTAAAATTCACGTATCTCTTGTAATATTTATTAGCCCCTCCTCTCTTCCTCGtggtcttattttttttttcttttttcttgaaaaaaagaaCTCTTGCTTTGGACCTTAGTTTCAATGGCTTCTTTCTCAAATTCTCTATGTTTTTCCCATTTCTTGATCACTTTAtcataactattttttttttaaagtccTTTCTTGATCTGGGAATCCATTCCTTCGAAAGAAAAGTTGATTCTTGCCATTTACGAAGTGGAGAACTTCTATAAAAATCGTTTCTTTTTGTCAAGAGACGTTGATTTGAATCCATGGAAAACGATTATCGATTTGTTAAGAGGGATGATCAGATGGAACTGCCTCCGGGATTTCGATTCCATCCGACGGATGAAGAGTTGATCACTCACTATTTGTCAAAGAAAGTTATCGACGGCAGTTTCTCATGTATAGCTATTGGTGATGTTGACATGAACAAAATTGAGCCATGGGAATTGCCATGTAACGAAGCTTGAAGGATTTTCCATTTCTTTGTGAATTTCTGCGCTGATATTTTTCGTTTCATGTCTTTTAAGTTATACTGATTATGTGACTTTTCTTATGTTTTCTCGTGAAGGGAGAGCAAAACTGGGTGAGAAGGAATGGTACTTTTTCTGCGTGAGGGACAAGAAGTACCCAACTGGATTGAGAACGAACCGGGCTACGGTTGCCGGTTACTGGAAAGCTACCGGAAAAGATAAGGAGATTTTCAGGGGGAAGACGCTAGTGGGGATGAAAAAGACTTTGGTTTTCTACAAGGGAAGAGCCCCTAGAGGAGAAAAATCCAATTGGGTTACTCATGAATATAGATTGGAGGGAAAACTATCCTTTGATAACTTTCCAAAATCTGCTGAGGTAAAAGAATCGTGCCTCCCCTGTTTTCCTCTTCATTTTTGCATTACTTATTGATTGGATCATTAAAGGCATGTGCTCTTATCGTTTTACAGAACGACTGGGTGATTAGCCGTGTTTTCCACAAGACTTCTGGTGGGAAAAAGGTCCATATATCAGGGCTAATGAGAATGAATCCCAAAGGGGACGATTCCCCTCCTTCCACTCTGCCACCATTGACGGATCCTTCGCCGTTTCACGAAAACAGAAAGCTCGTCGAATCGGAATCGAACCACGTGCACTGCTTCTCCAATCCAATTGTCTCCCAGAAAGGCCAAGAAAGTTTCGCAAATCCTTTCAACAATCCCATGGATTCTTTCTCTTGGGGACAACTCCATACCATTCAAGGGGGAATGGGGTTCCAAATCCCTGGATCGATCCCGTTTCAGGATCCATCGATTTTAAGGAGCTTGCTTGGGAATTATAGGCAGAATGTTGGCAAAGAAATGGCCAGTTTACCCCAAGAAACAggattaaaaaacaaaaactctcTGGTCCCGTCGAACCTCGAATTGGGGAAGAAATCATTTGGAGATCAAGAAGCTCCGTCTGCTCCAGTTGGAGCACAGGATATCGATTGCATTTGGAGCTACTGATGAAGAAATGGAGGAATAAGGTGTGTAATAATAGGGAGTTGAGAAGAAGGGATTAGATTATATTAGAGTTACATATGTTGTCTGCATGGAATTGAATGAACTAAGATCAAAATACAGAATATTGTTATCTGATTTATGTCATGACATTGTAATATTTGTTCTGGTTTTATCTCAATGGTTTGTAATGTTGTTATGTTTTGGTTCTTGTTTTAAGAGAAAAACAAATAAGAGGAATGTTTTGTACGTCATGATATTATTGTTAATGATTGAAAATAACTacaaactttttaaattttaaattttcgttCATTCGATtttcaaagtttgatttttttgtatacAGTTGATTTTTTGAGCTTTCAGCTTTATTTCAACATAATACTGACGTTACACCGAAAAATGCTAACGTTATGTTAGAAATTGCTGACTTGTCCAATGTGAAAGTCAgcaaattgaacaaaataatCGAAAATTTAAAGTCAGTATATTAAACCGAAATTTTGAAAACATggatcaaaattcaaatttgaacaaACAAATTACttgaaacaattattttttttattataaataattatcaactaTACAGTACAGACTTGTATCTGACAATTGTATAGAAGTTCAGAGTTCTGAGTATTGAATGAAACTGTTCCAGTTAATTTATATCTTCTCTATTTTCTCTTCTACAAGTTTCTATTAAATACATTACATTGTatggttttattattatttattatagaaaccaaaattaaatattataaaaaaaattattacttaataataaataattgcaCTGAATCAATTTAGAACAGTTCGAAatatgacatttatttttttaaaattaattgattGTACGGCCTTATAAAGAATTATTTGCTTAATTTATTATTAGCAAGGGGGCATGTGGGTTACTAAGCTTAATAGTTGTGTCCCGTcgtacattaaataaataataaaatagaataattTGGATGACAATTGAGGATCAAGTTGGGAGATTTGtttgtattaaatttttttatttagtggTAACGGTCTCCATTGTTACATCACTAAAATACGGCTTTATATCTtcaacattattttattttttgagtgttgaaaataaaagttgtaaatattgaaaattcgtgtgtgatgatgtatgtaatgatgtatttatttttgggttatttttaaagaaattctataaataggtctatcaatttgtgaagaaaaacacaattgagtagataaaattttataaagtgtgcagtttaatatattttgtgagtttgaaattttttactttttaccgtaaatttttacttttaacacgttatcagcacgatatTCGAAGGTTCGGTTCTCCATATTTTgccaagctccaaaacacaagaaaaatgtAACTTAACATtcaaaagtaagaatatttattttactgtttatttatttttattgtgtctGTATTAAtgtataatatcatgttattatataaaaagagtctataacacctcattataataacgtaatgtgattatattattacaatgcttatataattttattgtgttactgtttattattgtatatatattttttaataatatcatgttattatataaaaggagtctatgacacctcaatttaataacgtgatgtgattatttcactgtttatatatttttattgtgttatataataattatatatatatttgtataatatcACAGTATTATATGAATGGAGTCcctgacacctcattataatagtgtgatgtgatatacataattatttaaacatgattaacattatatacatcatattattaccataaaatttacatatacat
Proteins encoded:
- the LOC140958393 gene encoding NAC domain-containing protein 100-like, encoding MENDYRFVKRDDQMELPPGFRFHPTDEELITHYLSKKVIDGSFSCIAIGDVDMNKIEPWELPWRAKLGEKEWYFFCVRDKKYPTGLRTNRATVAGYWKATGKDKEIFRGKTLVGMKKTLVFYKGRAPRGEKSNWVTHEYRLEGKLSFDNFPKSAENDWVISRVFHKTSGGKKVHISGLMRMNPKGDDSPPSTLPPLTDPSPFHENRKLVESESNHVHCFSNPIVSQKGQESFANPFNNPMDSFSWGQLHTIQGGMGFQIPGSIPFQDPSILRSLLGNYRQNVGKEMASLPQETGLKNKNSLVPSNLELGKKSFGDQEAPSAPVGAQDIDCIWSY